A single window of Triplophysa rosa linkage group LG2, Trosa_1v2, whole genome shotgun sequence DNA harbors:
- the alkbh4 gene encoding alpha-ketoglutarate-dependent dioxygenase alkB homolog 4: MATGELLSVCGCKGIRTCLRCEDGKSEQHLLQKNDPIRYDFVYDPVIKSAVREENGVRQSFQFPGVFLWESFVSADEERELVAAMDENVWRQSQSGRRKQDFGPKVNFKKQKVRAGDFTGLPAVSCCLVDRMRQKPLLASFKPVEQCNLDYDPIRGSAIDPHLDDSWLWGEHLVTINLLSNTVLTMSLDQGWEDMDTGEVRVAVHLPRRSLVVLFGEARHRWKHAICRNDVHGRRVCSTFRELSAEFLPGGEQEKLGSELLDIALKFKGTPL, translated from the exons ATGGCAACCGGAGAACTACTAAGTGTTTGCGGTTGTAAAGGCATAAGAACATGTCTGAGATGTGAAGACGGAAAGTCTGAACAACATTTACTACAAAAGAATGACCCG ATACGTTACGATTTCGTCTATGATCCCGTAATAAAGTCAGCTGTCCGGGAGGAGAACGGTGTTCGACAGTCCTTTCAGTTCCCTGGAGTGTTTTTGTGGGAGAGTTTTGTGTCAgcagatgaagagagagagctggTCGCTGCAATGGACGAAAATGTATGGAGGCAATCTCAGTCAGGCAGACGGAAACAG gaTTTTGGGCCAAAGGTGAACTTCAAGAAGCAGAAGGTCCGTGCTGGGGACTTCACTGGCCTTCCTGCTGTCAGCTGTTGCCTGGTGGACAGGATGAGACAGAAACCTCTCTTAGCTTCCTTTAAACCAGTAGAACAGTGCAATTTAGACTATGATCCAATCAGAGGCTCTGCTATTGACCCACATTTAGATGACAGCTGGCTGTGGGGAGAACACTTGGTCACTATCAACCTGCTGTCCAACACGGTTCTTACAATGAGTTTAGATCAAGGATGGGAGGACATGGACACAGGGGAGGTGAGAGTGGCTGTTCATCTACCTCGGAGGTCTTTGGTTGTACTCTTTGGAGAGGCTCGGCATCGGTGGAAACATGCCATCTGCAGAAACGACGTTCACGGTCGCAGAGTATGCAGCACCTTCCGAGAGCTCTCTGCTGAGTTTCTGCCCGGAGGAGAACAGGAAAAGCTGGGCTCCGAGTTGCTTGATATAGCACTGAAATTCAAGGGTACACCCCTATGA
- the castor2 gene encoding cytosolic arginine sensor for mTORC1 subunit 2: protein MELHILEHSLKVASIAKEGIQICTHGLIKLAFLPSKTRCKFFSLTETPEDYTIIVDEDGFKELPESEYLSVADATWLALNVVSGGGSAASSQPIGVTKIAKSVIAPLADHNISVFMLSTYQTDFILVRERDLPMVMHTLSAEFTLLKVVNGETVAANGTEVTNGFVKPKLVPRPIIHPLSSPSNMFCVTSLDPDTLPSVATLLMDVMFYSGGAKEAVGQSEDSGHIRFFSFSLIEGYISLVMDEQTTRRFPNNVLFTSASGELWKMVRIGGQPLGFDECGIVAQISEPLATADIPAYYISTFKFDHALVPEENIQSVIGALRTNESTGQ, encoded by the exons ATGGAGCTGCACATTTTAGAGCACAGTCTGAAAGTAGCGAGTATAGCGAAAGAGGGCATCCAGATTTGCACTCACGGATTAATCAAACTAGCTTTTCTGCCTTCTAAAACAAG ATGTAAGTTCTTTAGTTTAACCGAGACCCCAGAGGATTATACCATCATCGTGGATGAAGATGGCTTTAAAG AGCTGCCGGAGTCGGAGTATCTCAGCGTGGCTGATGCGACGTGGTTGGCTCTCAACGTGGTGTCGGGAGGCGGAAGCGCCGCCAGCTCTCAGCCAATCGGGGTCACCAAAATTGCAAAGTCGGTCATCGCCCCGCTAGCGGACCACAACATCTCTGTGTTCATGCTGTCAACCTACCAAACTGATTTTATATTG GTTCGAGAGAGGGACCTGCCCATGGTCATGCACACGCTGTCTGCCGAGTTCACTCTCCTGAAGGTTGTCAATGGAGAAACGGTCGCTGCCAACGGCACCGAGGTCACCAATGGTTTTGTCAAGCCTAAACTGG TTCCTCGGCCCATCATTCACCCTCTCTCCAGCCCCAGTAACATGTTCTGCGTTACCAGTCTGGATCCCGACACGCTGCCCTCGGTGGCCACGCTGCTCATGGACGTCATGTTCTACTCGGGCGG AGCAAAAGAGGCCGTGGGGCAGAGCGAGGATTCTGGGCACATCCGCTTCTTTTCGTTCTCGCTGATCGAGGGTTACATCTCTCTGGTCATGGATGAACAGACGACTCGGAG GTTTCCAAACAACGTCCTCTTCACCAGCGCTTCGGGAGAACTTTGGAAGATGGTTCGCATTGGAGGACAGCCTTTAGGGTTTG ATGAATGTGGCATTGTGGCTCAAATCTCTGAACCACTGGCGACCGCTGACATTCCAGCCTATTATATCAGTACCTTCAAGTTCGATCACGCTCTG GTTCCTGAGGAGAACATCCAGAGCGTGATTGGAGCCCTGAGGACCAATGAGAGCACAGGACAGTGA
- the polr2j gene encoding DNA-directed RNA polymerase II subunit RPB11-a — MNAPPAFESFLLFEGEKKITIVKDTKVPNACLFTLNKEDHTLGNIIRSQLLKDPQVLFAGYKVPHPLEHKIVIRVQTTPDYSPQEAFTNAITDLISELSLLEERFRVAIKDKQEGIE; from the exons ATGAACGCGCCACCAGCATTCGagtcatttttgttatttgagGGAGAGAAAAA GATCACGATAGTTAAGGACACCAAGGTGCCCAATGCATGTCTGTTCACGCTGAATAAGGAGGACCACACGCTGGGGAACATCATCCGGTC GCAACTGCTAAAAGACCCTCAGGTGCTGTTTGCTGGATATAAAGTTCCCCACCCACTGGAGCACAAGATTGTGATCCGAGTTCAGACAACACCAGACTACAGTCCTCAAGAAGCCTTCACTAATGCCATCACTGACTTGATCAGTGAGCTCTCCCTGCTGGAAGAGAGATTCAGG GTTGCCATCAAAGACAAGCAGGAGGGAATAGAATGA
- the ncf1 gene encoding neutrophil cytosol factor 1, protein MAKPYVRHVELLGFEKRFYPSQHYVYMLLVKWSDQSEKLVYRVYPEIHTFHKALKEMFPIEAGEIDAKDRIIPTLPAPKWLDNQKTTETRQVTLAEYFRSLLNLPAKISRCQLVCDFFKMRSEDESPPAPHPFKRNETFIMSTSRSRSNTSSEITGPIMLESYRVIADYGKSSKYELTLKAGDMVDIVEKSPNGWWFCQCESRRGWVPASYLEPLDGADESEEPEPNYAGELYKTTRGYKAVEEDELTLEAGETIEVIHKLLDGWWVVRKGEDTGHYPSMFLCRTGEKKEVDAEKDVVKRSTPPPRRSTIRNVQSIHPKGRQRISQDSYRRQSRRFLQQRGRLNSQSKNVTRSPLQERKPNRENIVNSSSSKTEDLDKSIPVIPPRPSPQLILERCTENTCKRVSVHEAS, encoded by the exons ATGGCTAAACCTTATGTGCGACATGTGGAGCTGTTAGGCTTTGAGAAAAGGTTCTATCCCAGTCAGCACTAT GTGTACATGCTTTTGGTTAAATGGAGCGATCAATCAGAAAAGCTGGTTTACAGAGTGTATCCAGAAATCCACACATTCCAT AAAGCATTAAAGGAAATGTTCCCTATTGAAGCAGGAGAGATCGATGCGAAAGACAGAATCATTCCTACATTACCAG CTCCAAAATGGCTAGACAACCAAAAAACAACCGAGACAAGGCAGGTGACTCTTGCTGAATATTTTCGCTCTCTGCTCAACCTGCCTGCAAAGATCTCCCGCTGTCAGTTGGTATGTGACTTCTTCAAAATGCGGTCTGAAGATGAATCTCCGCCGGCCCCCCACCC ATTCAAAAGAAACGAGACTTTTATTATGTCCACCAGTAGATCAAGGAGCAACACTTCATCAG AAATCACAGGGCCTATCATGCTTGAGAGTTACAGAGTGATTGCAGACTACGGCAAGAGCTCAAAGTATGAGCTCACTCTGAAGGCAGGAGACATGGTGGACATCGTGGAGAAAAGTCCAAATG GCTGGTGGTTCTGTCAGTGTGAGTCCAGGAGAGGTTGGGTACCGGCTTCATACTTGGAACCACTGGATGGAGCAGATGAATCAGAGGAACCAGAGCCTAACTATGCAG GAGAGCTTTACAAAACCACCAGAGGGTATAAAGCTGTCGAAGAGGATGAGTTAACTCTCGAGGCGGGAGAGACTATTGAAGTTATCCATAAGCTTCTGGATGGGTGGTGGGTGGTCAG GAAAGGAGAAGATACAGGCCACTACCCATCCATGTTCCTCTGCAGGACGGGTGAGAAGAAAGAGGTGGATGCTGAAAAGGATGTTGTCAAAAGATCCACACCACCACCCAGAAG ATCGACCATTCGCAACGTCCAGAGCATTCATCCTAAGGGACGTCAGAGGATCAGTCAGGACAGTTATCGCAGACAGAGCCGGCGATTCTTACAGCAGCGAGGGAGACTAAACTCCCAATCTAAAAATGTGACACGATCACCATTACAAGAGAGGAAGCCAAACAGAG agAACATTGTAAACTCAAGCTCCTCCAAAACAGAAGATCTGGATAAGAGTATTCCAGTCATTCCTCCCCGGCCCAGTCCTCAGCTCATTCTGGAGCGCTGTACTGAGAACACATGCAAGAGAGTCAGCGTACATGAAGCCAGCTGA
- the rcc1l gene encoding RCC1-like G exchanging factor-like protein isoform X1 produces MALVNIRVCGWCCSRVGVRAYATQPFGMTGLQQDDRPVFQYVGQHRKPKEKVFVWGFSYTGALGIPSFVVPDSGRKKPRKHQLTPYRLDTEQKISSAACGYGFTLLASNSKDLTKLWGMGLNKDSQLGFQRTQKDRHKSYDYVLEPSPVSLPLANPQETRVLQVSCGRAHSLVLTDSEGVFSMGNNAYGQCGRPIVEDEVYSGSHLVHKMEGFDSRVIQVACGQDHSVFLTEKGSVYACGWGADGQTGLGHHNKSSCPVLVGGDLAGIKVQQVITYGDCSLAVSTDGQLYGWGNSEYLQLASVTEMAQISSPRLLPMGSVGRVRQAACGGTQVAVLNEEGDVFVWGFGILGKGPNLSESAVPERIPATFFGRSEFNPTVRVSSIRCGLNHFAAITEPGELFVWGKNVRGCLGIGKHGDQYFPWRVTVPGHVTDVACGVDHMVALVKSII; encoded by the exons ATGGCATTAGTCAACATTCGTGTATGTGGCTGGTGTTGTAGTCGTGTGGGTGTCCGTGCATACGCCACACAACCTTTTGGCATGACAGGGCTGCAGCAAGATGACAGACCTGTGTTCCAATATGTGGGTCAGCACAGGAAGCCCAAAGAGAAGGTGTTTGTATGGGGCTTTAGCTACACAGGCGCTTTAGGAATCCCCAGTTTTGTGGTGCCTGACAGTGGCAGGAAAAAGCCCAGGAAGCACCAGCTCACACCTTATCGCCTGGACACCGAACAAAAG ATTTCCTCCGCAGCCTGCGGATATGGCTTCACTTTGTTGGCGTCTAATAGCAAAGACCTGACCAAACTGTGGGGCATGGGCCTTAACAAAGATTCCCAGCTGGGCTTCCAGCGGACTCAAAAGGACAGAC ATAAAAGTTATGACTATGTTCTGGAACCTTCTCCAGTGTCTCTCCCACTGGCCAACCCTCAGGAGACGCGAGTGCTGCAGGTGTCATGTGGCCGTGCTCACTCCCTAGTACTCACAGATTCTGAGGGAG TTTTCAGCATGGGTAATAATGCTTATGGACAGTGTGGCAGACCGATTGTGGAGGATGAAGTCTACAG CGGAAGCCATCTTGTTCATAAGATGGAGGGTTTTGACAGTCGGGTCATTCAG GTGGCTTGTGGCCAGGATCACAGTGTATTTCTAACAGAGAAAGGCTCAGTTTATGCCTGCGGGTGGGGGGCAGATGGACAAACAG gTCTGGGCCATCACAACAAATCCTCTTGTCCAGTGCTTGTTGGAGGAGACCTGGCTGGGATCAAAGTTCAGCAGGTGATCACATATGGAGACTGTAGTTTGGCTGTGTCCACCGACGGCCAGCTTTATGGTTGGGGGAACTCGGAGTACCTGCAGCTCGCCTCCGTCACTGAGATGGCACAG ATTagttcgccgcggctgctgccCATGGGGTCTGTGGGTCGAGTCAGACAGGCAGCATGTGGAGGAACACAAGTGGCTGTTCTGAACG AGGAAGGAGATGTGTTTGTTTGGGGTTTTGGCATTCTGGGAAAAGGCCCAAATCTGTCAGAGTCTGCCGTCCCAGAAAGAATACCTGCCACGTTTTTTGGAAGGTCAGAATTCAACCCGACAGTAAGGGTCTCGTCCATTCGCTGCGGTCTCAATCATTTTGCAGCCATCACAG AGCCCGGTGAGCTGTTTGTTTGGGGCAAGAATGTGAGAGGGTGTCTGGGCATCGGAAAACACGGTGACCAGTATTTTCCATGGAGG GTGACAGTCCCAGGCCATGTGACGGATGTTGCCTGTGGCGTTGACCACATGGTGGCGCTGGTTAAATCAATCATATGA
- the rcc1l gene encoding RCC1-like G exchanging factor-like protein isoform X2 → MALVNIRVCGWCCSRVGVRAYATQPFGMTGLQQDDRPVFQYVGQHRKPKEKVFVWGFSYTGALGIPSFVVPDSGRKKPRKHQLTPYRLDTEQKISSAACGYGFTLLASNSKDLTKLWGMGLNKDSQLGFQRTQKDRHKSYDYVLEPSPVSLPLANPQETRVLQVSCGRAHSLVLTDSEGVFSMGNNAYGQCGRPIVEDEVYSGSHLVHKMEGFDSRVIQVACGQDHSVFLTEKGSVYACGWGADGQTGLGHHNKSSCPVLVGGDLAGIKVQQVITYGDCSLAVSTDGQLYGWGNSEYLQLASVTEMAQISSPRLLPMGSVGRVRQAACGGTQVAVLNV, encoded by the exons ATGGCATTAGTCAACATTCGTGTATGTGGCTGGTGTTGTAGTCGTGTGGGTGTCCGTGCATACGCCACACAACCTTTTGGCATGACAGGGCTGCAGCAAGATGACAGACCTGTGTTCCAATATGTGGGTCAGCACAGGAAGCCCAAAGAGAAGGTGTTTGTATGGGGCTTTAGCTACACAGGCGCTTTAGGAATCCCCAGTTTTGTGGTGCCTGACAGTGGCAGGAAAAAGCCCAGGAAGCACCAGCTCACACCTTATCGCCTGGACACCGAACAAAAG ATTTCCTCCGCAGCCTGCGGATATGGCTTCACTTTGTTGGCGTCTAATAGCAAAGACCTGACCAAACTGTGGGGCATGGGCCTTAACAAAGATTCCCAGCTGGGCTTCCAGCGGACTCAAAAGGACAGAC ATAAAAGTTATGACTATGTTCTGGAACCTTCTCCAGTGTCTCTCCCACTGGCCAACCCTCAGGAGACGCGAGTGCTGCAGGTGTCATGTGGCCGTGCTCACTCCCTAGTACTCACAGATTCTGAGGGAG TTTTCAGCATGGGTAATAATGCTTATGGACAGTGTGGCAGACCGATTGTGGAGGATGAAGTCTACAG CGGAAGCCATCTTGTTCATAAGATGGAGGGTTTTGACAGTCGGGTCATTCAG GTGGCTTGTGGCCAGGATCACAGTGTATTTCTAACAGAGAAAGGCTCAGTTTATGCCTGCGGGTGGGGGGCAGATGGACAAACAG gTCTGGGCCATCACAACAAATCCTCTTGTCCAGTGCTTGTTGGAGGAGACCTGGCTGGGATCAAAGTTCAGCAGGTGATCACATATGGAGACTGTAGTTTGGCTGTGTCCACCGACGGCCAGCTTTATGGTTGGGGGAACTCGGAGTACCTGCAGCTCGCCTCCGTCACTGAGATGGCACAG ATTagttcgccgcggctgctgccCATGGGGTCTGTGGGTCGAGTCAGACAGGCAGCATGTGGAGGAACACAAGTGGCTGTTCTGAACG TGTAG